The following are encoded together in the Tursiops truncatus isolate mTurTru1 chromosome 10, mTurTru1.mat.Y, whole genome shotgun sequence genome:
- the LOC101320677 gene encoding LOW QUALITY PROTEIN: POM121-like protein 2 (The sequence of the model RefSeq protein was modified relative to this genomic sequence to represent the inferred CDS: inserted 5 bases in 4 codons; deleted 2 bases in 2 codons), producing MGTYVGKLGLWPSSPAGVRTDLSERPLNRRPAQPLHQVPRVQHVHRAHPAPRHRPARSLPNWDPTSPNACVVSEAWRPFPRNRCRNSIMGPLPSDWWESYLKESIWSLRHPRATRSPVTRRLAPRERTAPPSTAPAEVTNSAGVSPSEKXPDPCAKETVLRALRECKKGKVRWEEPLVPESLDSKRRIPETRPSVFKPLTKTGVLTSFVRRPGPLKRSLDCWGSDHSLHNRPSCSSMDSLASTHTGGPLSSQRNAITSSYSSSRDFSEPWKSIPSTSLQVPEWPMKRKEHWHPSHSPAPLVSDESPETSGSSGQQNQIPLLLSNPGSQLSLTPPPQLSYAVPKDLALGKKAGLQWSNKTREDTTEVTTDSVPDTWSAIQPPLSQGTDPQLESLHKMQKSPSPLDFPQPTGEAISVAHSPLKTASLLASHGCSQSEPLSGTSSDSKPTTTFILLTLVSATSPVTETTWPXSTSQAAIPRGSPAINPAAPTMQSTLFGLMSSPAPHLPASAPPVATSADRMSKPIMGLPANSETGGSSYSRISSTAAASSPPGISTPTFKPIFGSIRPLKTMPVRAPFSFKQTTPPPTPASTHLFHGLVKATSVVMSTTSASASKGSFKPPLEFGVVNVTSTMGCTCSSPSTCPPFPLGAACAFRASFSPDAGFTFPLSQRPTIPTVHTVTIFSQVLPSAVQISPTRSTADFSAAGGPPAASALVTTSQPASSSRISSSTSAFTIPLESSSRPPSPLTLGATPQPAFGATYVQKQXSPQPALGPSFCSSPIFGNSTVASSTSTPTPAQPSFSGTTQSASGGLAPPASTFHIPASFRPAFDSTPVGSLLXSNTNGLGVVTPSHQTGACGSVFGSTAPRPFDFGGLVSPVDCEETGLSVTAPDASSSSGALSPGAVPSGSTNAITPLGKGWGPGSQGRTSQGTPLALGKASISARETMFGDTSMAPFAQSTPVTGSVKAGSSLGFGMPSPLPQGSVGRRSFRPSAPSFSIGEKSKTLQNREQGHSRRHHAHKK from the exons ATGGGCACTTACGTGGGCAAGCTGGGACTCTGGCCGTCATCCCCAGCAGGGGTGCGCACAGACTTGTCGGAGAGGCCCTTGAACCGCCGGCCAGCTCAGCCCCTTCATCAGGTCCCCCGGGTTCAGCACGTCCATCgtgcccaccctgcccctcgGCACAGACCTGCGAGGAGCCTGCCGAACTGGGATCCTACCAGTCCCAACGCGTGCGTGGTCAGTGAGGCTTGGAGGCCCTTTCCCAGGAACAGGTGCCGGAATTCCATCATGGGGCCTCTTCCCTCAGACTGGTGGGAAAGTTACTTAAAGGAGAGTATCTGGTCTCTTCGGCACCCCAGGGCAACAAGGAGCCCGGTGACCAGGAGGCTCGCTCCTCGTGAGCGGACAGCGCCCCCCTCCACTGCCCCAGCAGAGGTAACGAACTCTGCAGGGGTCTCACCTTCTGAGA CCCCAGACCCATGTGCGAAGGAGACAGTGCTGAGGGCCCTCAGAGAGTGCAAGAAGGGGAAAGTGAGATGGGAAGAACCACTTGTTCCA GAGAGCTTGGACAGTAAGAGAAGGATTCCAGAGACCAGACCATCTGTGTTTAAGCCTCTGACGAAAACTGGAGTCCTCACTTCTTTTGTGCGGAGGCCTGGGCCTCTGAAGAGAAGCCTCGACTGCTGGGGCTCAGATCACAGCTTGCAtaacaggcccagctgctcctccaTGGACTCCTTGgccagcacacacacaggtgGCCCCCTTAGCTCCCAAAGAAATGCTATTACAAGCTCTTACAGCTCTTCTAGAGATTTCTCTGAGCCTTGGAAGAGTATTCCCAGTACATCACTCCAGGTACCAGAGTGgccaatgaaaaggaaagaacattGG CATCCGTCTCACTCTCCAGCCCCACTGGTATCAGATGAGTCCCCAGAAACATCTGGCAGCTCTGGGCAGCAAAATCAGATTCCCCTGCTTCTGTCAAACCCTGGGAGCCAGTTGTCCCTGACTCCACCTCCTCAGCTCAGTTATGCGGTCCCAAAAGACCTGGCCTTAGGGAAGAAAGCTGGACTCCAATGGAGCAACAAAACCAGAGAAGATACAACTGAGGTCACCACAGACTCTGTCCCTGACACTTGGTCTGCTATTCAGCCACCCCTGTCCCAGGGCACTGATCCTCAGCTGGAAAGCTTACATAAAATGCAGAAGTCTCCAAGTCCACTGGACTTCCCGCAACCTACCGGAGAGGCAATCAGTGTGGCTCACTCGCCTCTGAAGACAGCGAGCCTGCTGGCCTCACATGGGTGCTCCCAGTCAGAGCCCCTTTCAGGCACCTCTTCAGACTCAAAACCCACCACTACTTTCATCCTCCTGACCCTTGTTTCTGCCACATCACCAGTCACTGAGACTACGTGGC CGTCAACCTCTCAGGCTGCCATACCCCGAGGCTCCCCTGCCATTAACCCTGCAGCACCCACCATGCAAAGCACTTTGTTTGGATTGATGAGCAGCCCAGCCCCCCATCTTCCTGCATCTGCACCTCCTGTTGCAACTTCTGCTGACCGCATGTCAAAACCCATCATGGGGCTCCCAGCCAATAGTGAGACAGGAGGCTCCTCATATTCCAGAATTTCAAGCACAGCTGCAGCATCTTCACCTCCGGGTATCTCAACTCCCACCTTCAAGCCTATCTTTGGCAGCATAAGACCACTTAAAACTATGCCCGTGAGAGCTCCTTTCTCTTTCAAGCAGACCACTCCTCCACCTACTCCTGCTTCTACCCATCTCTTCCATGGCCTGGTCAAGGCTACCTCTGTAGTCATGTCCACCACCTCAGCCAGCGCATCCAAAGGCTCCTTTAAGCCGCCTTTGGAATTTGGTGTAGTGAATGTTACCAGTACCATGGGCTGCACTTGCTCCAGCCCTTCCACTTGCCCCCCTTTTCCTCTCGGGGCTGCCTGTGCCTTCAGGGCCAGCTTCTCCCCAGATGCAGGATTCACTTTCCCACTGAGCCAGCGTCCAACCATTCCTACTGTGCACACAGTCACCATCTTTAGCCAGGTTCTTCCCAGTGCTGTCCAGATATCCCCTACCAGAAGCACTGCCGATTTTAGCGCTGCGGGTGGCCCTCCGGCAGCTTCAGCCCTAGTAACCACCAGCCAGCCTGCATCGTCATCCAGGATCTCCAGTTCGACGTCAGCATTCACAATTCCCTTGGAGTCAAGCTCAAGGCCACCTTCCCCACTAACCCTGGGAGCCACTCCCCAACCTGCATTTGGGGCTACATATGTGCAGAAGC GAAGCCCCCAGCCAGCCCTTGGCCCAAGCTTCTGTAGCTCTCCCATTTTTGGAAACTCAACAGTGGCCTCCTCAACCTCAACACCGACCCCAGCCCAGCCATCCTTCAGCGGTACCACGCAGTCAGCCTCTGGGGGTTTGGCACCACCAGCCTCCACCTTTCACATCCCTGCCAGCTTCCGGCCGGCCTTTGACAGCACTCCAGTAGGTTCCCTTTT GTCTAATACGAATGGTTTGGGAGTTGTCACCCCAAGCCACCAGACTGGGGCTTGTGGCTCAGTGTTTGGCAGCACAGCCCCACGACCATTTGACTTTGGGGGATTAGTGAGCCCTGTGGACTGTGAGGAGACTGGGCTCAGCGTCACTGCCCCAGACGCGAGCTCCAGCTCCGGAGCACTCAGCCCTGGAGCAGTGCCGAGTGGGAGCACTAACGCCATCACACCCTTGGGGAAAGGCTGGGGCCCAGGCAGCCAGGGCCGGACCAGCCAGGGCACACCTTTGGCCCTGGGGAAGGCCAGCATTTCTGCTAGAGAAACTATGTTTGGGGACACATCCATGGCCCCCTTTGCTCAGAGCACCCCTGTCACTGGATCAGTTAAGGCAGGCAGCAGCCTTGGCTTTGGGATGCCCTCTCCACTGCCCCAGGGCTCTGTTGGGAGAAGATCTTTCAGACCGTCAGCCCCTTCGTTTTCCATTGGTGAAAAATCAAAAACCCTACAGAATAGGGAGCAAGGGCATTCCCGAAGGCATCATGCCCACAAGAAATAA